The stretch of DNA gaatcacagattcacaaaaacagttaagactaaactaaacactggctatgcctaaatgtttgttctcttactgagtccatacgcattggatccaaaagacgtgctgtccttacaGGAGCcgtgatggtgctgtgaatgatgtcctggagaggcgCGCAAAGCCgtgcgttgtcgtctggtccgctcggttgctggaaggatgttcgttggtcccttttccgggtggaaaagtttgttgctgttgttcgttggtgagctttgcaggggtaaactgatgttgCGTTCcacgtacaccagtttccactcgctataggccacaaagttaccgcaaggtaactgggtgtgtccgtaggcctggtagtgtgctgtgcagcattcagcctttGTCCGAGTCtcagagcagatgagctgaagcaaatggccaaaaagggtgcgttgAAGAAGGGAATGAATcgaaggagaagaggaagaaagatgggggatcccgagaacatgttTTGGTCCTATACGGGACAGTTTACTGCTCCCGCCATTCCGGGATTGGCTGAAACGaactagacgtcatgcggggtggacgacGCGGAATTGTCctttgtgggaaatgtggatcCTACACCGTTCTCCTGCCGCTGGTTTGACacgttttcattttctgtttcctaaACAAGTGGAGACTTTCTCAGTAAATACAGTATTAACCATAAAAGTATAATTTCATTCATCAACACCAGGAgtgactccagaattattgaaacTAACATTATAGCAAGTAGCCAACTCTGcacttgaaatgtatttaaaaatgtagaaaatttaTGTGAAACGTTTCACACATACCATGTTCTTCATTCTCCTCTCTGAAAGCAAAATACTGGTTAATTATTTAGTTACTTGATTACAAAGTTTACATCTTTCAGAAtaactttaaaatgtaacattacttttattttttatgtcctTGTTTAATTCTTTAAAATCTAGTATGCTAACCACTCATATCTCTTGTGTAAATATGAGGATTTCTGTTCACAGAATACAGATAACTCAACTTTAAACTACAACAACCCATCAGATGGATaggtaaattatttaaaatgagaatGGTTCTTAAAATGATACTTCTAATACAGGCAGCATAGCTGCAGTAACTATGATGACTTATCTTGGTCCACATTCACTgacgtgtttttgttttgttccattttttgGTTTGTCTTTACAGTGGTGTTTCATTGATTAGAgaatacattaactgaaactaccCCTCATTATAATGTATAtgagcagaatggctctagACTGCtggaacagactgtaacagtaatgtatgtgaacagaatggctccagcctgttagaacagactgtaacagtaatgtatatgagcagaatggctctaacctgttagaacagactgtaacagtaatgtatatgagcATATGCCCTGGAACAATGAAGTTATACAttataatgtaaatgaacagaatggctctaacctgctggaacagactgtaacagatgcagacagtaacagtaatgtatatgaacagaatggctctagcctgttagaacagactgtaacagtaatgtatatgagcagaatggctctaacctgttagaacagactgtaacagtaaagtatgtgaacagaatggctctagcctgttagaacagactgtaacagtaatgtaaatgagcataatggctctaacctgttagaacagactgtaacagtaatgtatatgagcagaatggctctagccttttagaacagactgtaacagtaatgtatatgagcagaatggctctagcctgttagaacagactgtaacagtaatgtatgtgaacagaatggctctagcctgttcgaacagactgtaacagtaaagtatgtgaacagaatggctctagcctgttagaacagactgtaacagtaatgtaaatgagcataatggctctaacctgttagaacagactgtaacagtaatgtatatgaacagaatggctctagcctgttagaacagactgtaacagtaatgtatatgagcagaatggctctagcctgttagaacagactgtaacagtaatgtatgtgaacagaatggctctagcgtgttagaacagactgtaacagtaatgtatatgagcagaatggctctagcctgttagaacagactgtaacagtaatgtatgtgaacagaatggctctagcctgttcgaacagactgtaacagtaatgtatgtgaacagaatggctctagcctgttcgaacagactgtaacagtaatgtatgtgaacagaatggctctagcctgttcgaacagactgtaacagtaatgtatgtgaacagaatggctctagcctgttagaacagactgtaacagtaatgtatgtgaacagaatggctctagcctgttagaacagactgtaacagtaatgtatgtgaGCAGAATGActctagcctgttagaacagactgtaacagtaatgtatgtgaGCAGAATGActctagcctgttagaacagactgtaacagtaatgtatgtgaacagaatggctctagcctgttcgaacagactgtaacagtaatgtatatgagcagaatggctctagcctgttagaacagactgtaacagtaatgtatgtgaacagaatgactctagcctgttagaagagactgtaacagtaatgtatgtgaacagaatggctctagcctgttagaacagactgtaacagtaatgtatgtgaacagaatgactctagcctgttagaacggactgtaacagtaatgtatgtgagcagaatggctctagtctgttagaacagactgtaacagtaatgtatgtgaGCAGAATGActctagcctgttagaacagactgtaacagtaatgtatgtgaGCAGAATGActctagcctgttagaacagactgtaacagtaatgtatgtgaGCAGAATGActctagcctgttagaacagactgtaacagtaatgtatgtgaGCAGAATGACTCTAGCCTGTTacaacagactgtaacagtaatgtatgtgaGCAGAATGActctagcctgttagaacagactgtaacagtaatgtatgtgaacagaatggctctagcctgttcgaacagactgtaacagtaatgtatatgagcagaatggctctagcctgttagaacagactgtaacagtaatgtatgtgaacagaatgactctagcctgttagaagagactgtaacagtaatgtatgtgaacagaatggctctagcctgttagaacagactgtaacagtaatgtatgtgaacagaatgactctagcctgttagaacggactgtaacagtaatgtatgtgagcagaatggctctagcctgttagaacagactgtaacagtaatgtatgtgaacagaatggctctagcctgttagaacagactgtaacagtaatgtatgtgaacagaatggctctagcctgttagaacagactgtaacagtaatgtatatgaacagaatgactctagcctgttagaacagactgtaacagtaatgtatgtgaacagaatggctctagtctgttagaacagactgtaacagctGCAGTACAGGCTGTGCACAGCCCATCTAATGGTTTTCTTATCAGCTTTGTGATCTCCCCCACAACGTCATGCACACCCATACCTTCattctgctgttctctctggcgATTATGTTCACTCTTCATTATCTTGCCTGTTCACAGAATACAAGTAACACAGCACGTAACTtcaaacagaacatttaaaccacaatgcctttttaatatgcatttaaaatgcaataccCTTCACATATTTATTAGTCTCATCAGATAGATTAACTTACCTAAAATGACAGTTAATAGAAGTACTACAAGCACCGCAGGCACAAGCCCAGCAACTCTGGGATGAGGATAATTTCTTGGTCCACATTCACTGTCTGATGTGTTTGTTCCAGCTGTAATTTCCTGAAGTACCAAGGATTGGCAACTGTCAGAAAAGTAAgtacattaaaagaaaatctcaaaTAATCATCAGGGTTATATTTAGTATCAAACACAACTTATTTAATTTGGGAATAAATGCAGGAAACttactctgtgtgtggtttgcagaatgcagaaaaataattttctgaaaatgttctgTCAGGACATTCTCCGCATTCAGTATTAGTCAGTGTTGTTCCTGTGCAAGTACGGTAATTGTCCGGAAGCGATGGCTGAATTTGCAAAACTTTCAGCTACCATTTGGCTCGTTCCATTGCAATTGGAAGTTGGTTTTAAaccaactagttagctaggtcactCAGCAAGCGCAAAAAGAGAAGCGATGACAGATGCATGCGCTTTTCTTTCTACTACTTCCTACCCAGGACCAGACCTGCCAACCTTTACGATTTTGCGTAGCAGATACGCATTTAGACACCAAACAACGCTGCTACAATTTGTCACTTCAAAATACGCGAACTTTCTGTGCATTCGCGCACGAGGCAACTCGTCTATGTATGTAAACGCATTGGGCAGCAACCTGTTGGGAAAAGAAGACTTCGACCAATCATAGCGCTAGTTTTAAACTCTTCAAATAGGCTACAAGCGGAGAGCCGTCAAAACGAAAGTAACGAAATTGGTTTtcatctctttcatctctcttggactgaaattaaattaatacgGTCAATTTAATTGCGCACAGGAATATGctttaaaagaaaggaaaatcaAGATATGTGGCCTTTTTGGATGTGGATGGtgagaaacaaatatttaaccTCATTATCTGATTAATACAGCTTTTTGGTCTTATAAATCACATCTTGGTGTGTGATTCTGTcagcacatgtacagtatgttcctTATTCCAGTTTTGTTTAAACGTCAAATAACAATACACGTCTTTATTACAATCAGAAGGTAACATCTGTCATTGTCATTGCACAGTTACtacaatgagcactttattagacgtattttttagacttctactgctgtagcctatccactgagagtaatgatgcattgtgtgttcagagacgcagGTGGATCCTCTTAATCCACTAAAGAGGATTGAcacgttttgtgttcagagataaaGTAATaattacttaataaagtgctcactgagtgtataattgaaagcagaaataactaacttattttagttttatttgtaatatttcacGTGTTTCAGGTATATCTGTTGCTCCTGTTCTGTGGACTCTCCTATTGCTGTGGAAGTAAAGAATATTTAATTCATGGAGAGTGCTGTCTAAGGTGCTCACCTGGTAAGTCACCgtcttttatcaaaataaagcttttaCTGCAGTAGATGTTGGCTTACAGGGATTAGGAAGTGAAATGAAAAGCTTTTTTGTTGTCATggaatgtcatttaaaatgtgtacatttgacCTTTGTCTGTTTTCCCCTTTTAGGGACATATGTTTACAAACACTGCACACAATACAATAGCACCTGGTGTTCGCCATGTGCTCAAAAATCATTCATCGACCTTCCCAGTAGTCTCCCAGAATGTTTGCCTTGCAATGCGTGTCATCCAGGTAAGATTAATGCTTGGGCATTTGCAACTTGCTTGATTGTccttttaataatatataatatttctaATCAGATCGTTCAATattatgtttttactttttttaaatgatggtGAATGATGAACCAGTCTGTTGCGGAAACGCTCACATAATGTATTAACATGGgtctttattctctgttcagATTTAGGGTTAAGAACAGTCAGGGAGTGCACTCCCACCTCTGACACAGTGTGTGGGCCTCTGGATCAGCActactgcactgagacacataAGAAGGGCTGCAGAtttgcacagagacacaccatCTGCAGGCCTGGGCAATTCATCAAACGCAATGGTGGGTTTGTATCATATCTATGGGGGGGTTCAAAACCAAAATAGTCATGATGGTGAAACTGCATCCAACAGTCAAAAAACATGAGCTCcctgaaataaacatgaattaataatttattttggttttattatttaaaaaaatatttcccatgGTTCCTTCCACATGCCTTTCATCGAATCAGATCAGCTGCATGCATGTCTTTAGCCTGAGTAGTTCAGGCAtgtgtcagccaatcagatagCTAGCTCATGGGCAAGTTGGACAaactgattctttttttttaatcaagttAAAGCAGATCGTCCTGTACCCTGTCCTGTACCCTGTGCTTagattcagaaagtattcagcccccttcacattttgcacagtgttgtagatttacaatatacactcaataacccaaaattttagaatttagaatttctttgagaatttattaaaaaagaaaacttaaaCAAAGTAGGCAAACTCAAgcggtctgaatactttctgaagccactcaaagtagtttttcttttttacaatatCTGCTGTAGGTTACAGGTGTAATTTCCTCTCATTTCCGAATGGGAGGAGAttataaatgtcttaaaatacaGTCCAATATTTACTTGCACAGGAACAACACTGACTAATACTGAATGCGGAGAATGTCCTGAcagaacattttcagaaaattatttttctgcattctgcaaaccacacacagagtaaGTTTCCTGCATTTATTCCCAAATTACATAAATTGTGTTTGATACTAAATATAACCCTGATgatttttttgagattttcttttaatgtatttacttttctgACAGTTGCCAATCCTTGGTACTTCAGGAAATTACAGCTGGAACAAACACATCAGACAGTGAATGTGGACCAAGAAATTATCCTCGGTCCAGAGTTGCTGGGTTTGTGCCTGCGGTGCTTGTAGTACTTCTATTAACTGTCATTTTAGGTAAGTTAATCTATCTGATGAgactaataaatatgtaaagggtattgcattttaaatgcatattaaaaaggcattgtggtttaaatgttctgtttgaAGTTACTTGCTGTGTTACTTGTATTCTGTGAACAGGCAAGATAATGAAGAGTGAACATAATcgccagagagaacagcagaatGAAGGTATGGGAGTGCATGACTTTGTGGGGGAGATCACAAAGCTGATAAGAATACCATTAGATGCGCTGTGCACAGCCTGTACTGAAAGCTGATAAAAATACATGACTGCACCTGCTAGTCTGTATGGACTTCTTATAACAGGTTAAAGCCATTCTGATGCTgttcatgtacatattttatcGGGGTGCTTTCAGTGAATATATTCCTTCATTAATTAAACACCAGTGTGAAAATCCAtccatacattactgttacagtctgttctaacaggttagagccattctgctcatatacataactgttacagtctgttctaacaggttatTGCCATTGTGTTAATTTACATTTCAATGAGGggtagtttcagttaatgtattcTCTAATCAATGAAACTCCACTGTAAAGACAAACcaaaaaatggaacaaaacaaaaacacatcagtGAATGTGGACCAAGATATGTTATCATAGTTACTGCAGCTATGCTGCCTGTATTAGAAGTATCATTTTAAGAACCattctcatttaaaataatttacctATCCATCTGATGGGTTGTATAGTTTAAAGTTGAGTTATCTGTATTCTGTGAACAGAAATCATCATATTTACACAAGAGATATGAGTGGTTAGCATACTAGAttttaaagaattaaaaaaatggctagagccattctgttcacatacattactgttacagtctgttctaaaaGGGTAGAAACATTCTgctcatatacattactgttagtcTGTTATAATaggctagagccattctgttcacatacattactgttacagtctgttctaacaggctagagccattctgctcatatacattactgttacagtctgttctaacaggctagagccattctgttcacatacattactgttacagtctgttctaacaggttagagccattctgctcatatacattactgttacagtctgttctaacaggctagagccattctgttcatatacattactgttactgtctgcatctgttacagtctgttccagcaggttagagccattctgttcatttacattataaTGTATAACTTCATTGTTCCAGGGCAATGGGTAATGGTGCACAAACCACAACGCGTAACATTAGAGACGAAGTGGGATGGGCCATTTCAGGTTCTGTTGACGACTGACACAGCAGTTAAACTACAAGGCAAGAATAGATGGGTTCATGCTAGCTTTTGCAAACTTACTGAGCCCCCTAGTGACGCAACAAAGTCATAGCCATTCCTGCTCATGTGTATTTTGAAATACCACGTTGTATATATCCTATGCATGAGTTAAGTTTTCTTCGATACTGCCACATTCTTTTCTCTCTTGTCTGATTCAGATTGGAGACGACCAGACATCCCCGACACTGATGTCAAAGCAGTCGACTACCCTGCGGCAAGACAACGAGGCCTCCAAGAAAGGAACATTCATCGCCAGAGCCCCGACAATAACAACAAATTCTTGCCGTGAATGGGACCAGAGACCGagacaatcacagacacacactaatacaaacTACACACCCCAAGTTTAACTCACAAGCATAACCCACTGACTACCCCAATTCAGTTACCAGcgtaatgtttatgtttttattagcaGGTTTTCTAGGGGCCCAGGCATCATATGATAGCCACAATGATGAGCCCGGGGAATAACACATTTCTAGCTACAGCTGCTGCCTTTGCTCAGGCAAAGGGTTACAACTCATGTTCGGTTTGTGGTCTGTAACCCGTTTCATCAGAAACCTACCACACATGCCGATTCCGTTCACCCTGATTGATTATGTCATTGCATactgttatgtatgggggtatgtgtggttCCAGTCTCGTCCTGCAGGTGGAGCCAGGAGGTGAACCCTGCACTGATTACTAACCCGCCACACCTGCCATAGGCTGGAGTCTataaactcctccccttcctccacatgctctctctcactctctctttgtcttggcagccagctccgcggcagcagggccttcaacctccaccattttgttttgagcagTTCATAGTTCCTGTGTTACAATAAATGTAGTTCTTTTCAAATATTGTAACTGTGTCTGTTTCCACTATATTATATTCCCTGAGCCAGGGTTGTAACAATTCAATAATCGCATTAGCCGTTTTTATCGagataatatttacatttacatttacattttagtcatttggcagacgcttttaatccaaagcgatttacaagtgcataggttctaacataagtcaaagcatcacatccagaaactagcaaaatacacatgaaatgctgttctaaacatagttgtcatcataagtgcatttttttttttttttttgggggggggggttagacaaggatagggatatcagaaaggaggggcaggggaaatcaggagggaggactaaggtagagtttgaaaaggtgggttttgagtctgcgtcgaaatagggggagggattctgctgttctgacagtggtaggcaagtcattccaccactgaggaaccagaacggaaaacaggcgtgaacgtgcagctcgaccgccaggtgcacgtagagagggaaccataaggcgaccagagctggcagaccggagtggtctagctggggagtagggagtgatcagggattgtatgtaaggtggggcagtccccttagcagcctgaaatgccaacactagggccttgaaacggatgcttgcggcaataggaagccagtggaggccaatgagaagatAATATCACTTTGTACGAGAGACAAATAATTGACAACTCACCGGAACAGGTGAAGATTAGTTATGCACCTAAGGGATTATTATGTTGGGTCAGTAACCCAGTACTCGATCCTGTAGTTTTAGGACAAAGTGTATGTGATTTTTATGTATCCATAGGACAAATAAGTACAACAATCACGTGGCATAATAACAATGAAACCTTGATTCTGCCGAACCATGTACGCGCTGCAATGAACGGAACCAGGTTCGTTTGTGGCAAGTACGCTAACTCACAGCTCCCTGAGAAATGGTCTGGTGCCTGCTATTTGGCCTATGTGGTACCCGCCATGCGAGTGACCCGTTTGCATCCGATAATTCATAAAGTAAAACGAGATCTATTCCATAGTAAAGAAGTCGTCGCCTCTCCTGC from Conger conger chromosome 14, fConCon1.1, whole genome shotgun sequence encodes:
- the LOC133109493 gene encoding tumor necrosis factor receptor superfamily member 14-like, producing the protein MHCVFRDAGTYVYKHCTQYNSTWCSPCAQKSFIDLPSSLPECLPCNACHPDLGLRTVRECTPTSDTVCGPLDQHYCTETHKKGCRFAQRHTICRPGQFIKRNGTTLTNTECGECPDRTFSENYFSAFCKPHTDCQSLVLQEITAGTNTSDSECGPRNYPRSRVAGFVPAVLVVLLLTVILGKIMKSEHNRQREQQNEERRMKNMETENENVSNQRQENGVGSTFPTKDNSATSTPHDV